Proteins from one Cervus canadensis isolate Bull #8, Minnesota chromosome 25, ASM1932006v1, whole genome shotgun sequence genomic window:
- the RARG gene encoding retinoic acid receptor gamma isoform X3, which translates to MVPSSPSPPPPPRVYKPCFVCNDKSSGYHYGVSSCEGCKGFFRRSIQKNMVYTCHRDKNCIINKVTRNRCQYCRLQKCFEVGMSKEAVRNDRNKKKKEVKEEGSLDSYELSPQLEELITKVSKAHQETFPSLCQLGKYTTNSSADHRVQLDLGLWDKFSELATKCIIKIVEFAKRLPGFTGLSIADQITLLKAACLDILMLRICTRYTPEQDTMTFSDGLTLNRTQMHNAGFGPLTDLVFAFAGQLLPLEMDDTETGLLSAICLICGDRMDLEEPEKVDKLQEPLLEALRLYARRRRPSQPYMFPRMLMKITDLRGISTKGAERAITLKMEIPGPMPPLIREMLENPEMFEDDSSQPGPHPKASSEDEVPGGQGRGGRSPHPDQGP; encoded by the exons ATGGTGCCAAGCTCACCCTcgccccctccacctccccggGTCTACAAGCCGTGCTTCGTGTGCAATGACAAGTCCTCTGGCTACCACTATGGGGTCAGCTCTTGTGAAGGCTGCAAG GGCTTCTTCCGTCGCAGCATCCAGAAGAACATGGTGTACACATGTCACCGCGACAAAAACTGTATCATCAACAAGGTGACCCGGAATCGTTGCCAGTACTGCCGGCTACAGAAATGCTTTGAAGTTGGCATGTCCAAGGAAG CCGTAAGGAATGATCgcaacaagaagaagaaagaggtgaAGGAAGAAGGGTCGCTTGACAGCTATGAGCTGAGCCCCCAGTTAGAAGAGCTCATCACCAAGGTCAGCAAGGCCCATCAGGAGACCTTCCCCTCGCTCTGCCAGCTGGGCAAGTACACCACG AACTCCAGTGCAGACCACCGGGTGCAACTGGATCTGGGGCTGTGGGACAAGTTCAGTGAGCTGGCCACCAAGTGCATCATCAAGATCGTGGAGTTTGCCAAGCGGTTACCTGGCTTCACTGGGCTCAGCATTGCTGACCAGATCACTCTGCTCAAGGCCGCCTGCCTGGACATCCTG aTGCTGCGGATCTGTACAAGGTACACCCCAGAGCAGGACACTATGACCTTCTCCGATGGGCTGACCCTGAACCGGACTCAGATGCACAACGCCGGCTTCGGGCCCCTCACAGACCTCGTCTTTGCCTTCGCTGGGCAGCTCCTGCCGCTGGAGATGGACGACACAGAGACAGGCCTGCTCAGTGCCATCTGCCTCATCTGCGGAG ACCGCATGGACCTGGAGGAGCCTGAGAAAGTGGACAAGCTGCAGGAACCGCTGCTGGAAGCCCTGAGGCTCTATGCCCGGCGCCGGCGGCCCAGTCAGCCCTACATGTTCCCCAGGATGCTCATGAAGATCACTGACCTCCGGGGCATCAGCACCAAGG GAGCAGAAAGGGCCATTACCCTGAAGATGGAGATTCCAGGCCCGATGCCTCCCCTGATCCGAGAAATGCTGGAGAACCCCGAAATGTTTGAGGACGACTCCTCGCAGCCTGGCCCTCACCCCAAGGCCTCCAGCGAGGATGAGGTTCCCGGGGGCCAGGGCAGAGGGGGCCGCAGCCCCCATCCTGACCAGGGTCCCTGA
- the RARG gene encoding retinoic acid receptor gamma isoform X1 produces the protein MYDCMETFAPGPRRLYGAGGPGAGLLRRAAGSSCFAGLESFAWPQPASLQSVETQSTSSEEMVPSSPSPPPPPRVYKPCFVCNDKSSGYHYGVSSCEGCKGFFRRSIQKNMVYTCHRDKNCIINKVTRNRCQYCRLQKCFEVGMSKEAVRNDRNKKKKEVKEEGSLDSYELSPQLEELITKVSKAHQETFPSLCQLGKYTTNSSADHRVQLDLGLWDKFSELATKCIIKIVEFAKRLPGFTGLSIADQITLLKAACLDILMLRICTRYTPEQDTMTFSDGLTLNRTQMHNAGFGPLTDLVFAFAGQLLPLEMDDTETGLLSAICLICGDRMDLEEPEKVDKLQEPLLEALRLYARRRRPSQPYMFPRMLMKITDLRGISTKGAERAITLKMEIPGPMPPLIREMLENPEMFEDDSSQPGPHPKASSEDEVPGGQGRGGRSPHPDQGP, from the exons ATGTACGACTGCATGGAAACATTTGCCCCGGGTCCGCGACGGCTGTACGGGGCAGGCGGACCCGGGGCTGGCTTGCTGCGCAGAGCCGCCGGCAGCTCCTGTTTCGCCGGACTCGAGTCTTTTGCCTGGCCGCAACCCGCCAGTCTGCAGT CGGTGGAGACGCAGAGCACTAGCTCAGAGGAGATGGTGCCAAGCTCACCCTcgccccctccacctccccggGTCTACAAGCCGTGCTTCGTGTGCAATGACAAGTCCTCTGGCTACCACTATGGGGTCAGCTCTTGTGAAGGCTGCAAG GGCTTCTTCCGTCGCAGCATCCAGAAGAACATGGTGTACACATGTCACCGCGACAAAAACTGTATCATCAACAAGGTGACCCGGAATCGTTGCCAGTACTGCCGGCTACAGAAATGCTTTGAAGTTGGCATGTCCAAGGAAG CCGTAAGGAATGATCgcaacaagaagaagaaagaggtgaAGGAAGAAGGGTCGCTTGACAGCTATGAGCTGAGCCCCCAGTTAGAAGAGCTCATCACCAAGGTCAGCAAGGCCCATCAGGAGACCTTCCCCTCGCTCTGCCAGCTGGGCAAGTACACCACG AACTCCAGTGCAGACCACCGGGTGCAACTGGATCTGGGGCTGTGGGACAAGTTCAGTGAGCTGGCCACCAAGTGCATCATCAAGATCGTGGAGTTTGCCAAGCGGTTACCTGGCTTCACTGGGCTCAGCATTGCTGACCAGATCACTCTGCTCAAGGCCGCCTGCCTGGACATCCTG aTGCTGCGGATCTGTACAAGGTACACCCCAGAGCAGGACACTATGACCTTCTCCGATGGGCTGACCCTGAACCGGACTCAGATGCACAACGCCGGCTTCGGGCCCCTCACAGACCTCGTCTTTGCCTTCGCTGGGCAGCTCCTGCCGCTGGAGATGGACGACACAGAGACAGGCCTGCTCAGTGCCATCTGCCTCATCTGCGGAG ACCGCATGGACCTGGAGGAGCCTGAGAAAGTGGACAAGCTGCAGGAACCGCTGCTGGAAGCCCTGAGGCTCTATGCCCGGCGCCGGCGGCCCAGTCAGCCCTACATGTTCCCCAGGATGCTCATGAAGATCACTGACCTCCGGGGCATCAGCACCAAGG GAGCAGAAAGGGCCATTACCCTGAAGATGGAGATTCCAGGCCCGATGCCTCCCCTGATCCGAGAAATGCTGGAGAACCCCGAAATGTTTGAGGACGACTCCTCGCAGCCTGGCCCTCACCCCAAGGCCTCCAGCGAGGATGAGGTTCCCGGGGGCCAGGGCAGAGGGGGCCGCAGCCCCCATCCTGACCAGGGTCCCTGA